taaatttttttaaatataataataataatactaatttattaactcTTTTTAAGTTctctcatcttcttcctcctgcCATATCCGTAGCCATTGTTATTTTTCTTCCTctgcacattttttttccttgatTGTTCAGTCCCTTTTTCCTTATAACTTCTGATGATTTAGTCTTAAATAACTTACTCTGGTAAGGGCTGAGAGATAAGTTTTAgaacttttgaaaattttaataattgaaaaaactaaaaaaaaaagaatttgggTTAGGGCTTTAGCCTTTAGCCCTACCCTCCTTAAACGTGTGTCCGTCGGGTAAGGATCTTCTCATCCACTTTTCCTACTCCACTCCTCATCCACCTCtcacaatataataaattaatattataattataaccaattttaataagtgatgATATCGCATTGTGAGGGGTGAATGAGGAGTAGAGTAGGAAAAGTGGACGAGAAGATCCTTACAAAGTACTTTTAATTACCAACTtatattgttaaaatatttcatcattattattacaaaaaattgaaatttgcataaataatagtttcattataatatattCTATCAATTATATTTGGACAACATAAATCTTTTATGTACATGAAATGGAGcaccatttattttatattgaggAATGTATTACAACAAAACGCGAATAAtacattttgtactattattattatttatacaaacttcaaacttttttctattaGTATGATCATTAATACAatgatgaaacattttgtatgattCGAGTAATTACGTCGTCTAGCCTATTTAGACACCGAATACTTTTTCCAtgtacaattaattttgtattttgattgACTCAAGTCTTAAAATATATTCCACAGAAAAAAGtaagtagtataaaaaattaatggagaatATGAATCTTATTTTGATATAGAGTAGATTACATGATCCATAAACTTCATTGTTTGCGCATTCGTTGTCCTTTGTCCTTGAAAAAAACAATACTATCATAGAAAATTTCTaaactttaatatatttatatttgaggtataattataaatgctttggactttttttatatttttgaactAGCTGATTTCAAAGTATAAAGATCATTTTGGTGCATTTTCATATTCCTAATAAATAACATATTTGGTACTGACAAATAtcatactccctttgtccttgaaaatttgtcatatttcattttttgcactcgttttggaaaaataatattccatccTTTCCTGTTcaggagtcacatttagaatttttcatatttagacataaaattttacttcattattcatcaaaattacattcaaatgccattatctacataaaaataaaccaaaaaaagaacATCTTTTAAATCCAAAAAGTCAAACCATCTCACTTTCCACctactcacttcatttattacacattccgtcatctcacttcatttgtTACACACCcaccaatttcttaaaacccgtgtcataacTAATTCTAACTCTtaaattgggacggagggagtaataaatagttaaagtggagtgATATTAATgtaagagataataatgtaaagagataataatgtaaaggagactcttctctacattattttctctcttactttaacctttctccactttaaactatttattactattatttttctaaaccgagtgcagaaaatgaaatgtgacaaaattttaagGACAGAGGGAGCAATAAATTTTCGTAATACGAAGTTACTCCCCTCTATCCCAGATTTAGAGTCActttttgtcataaaagtccgtcacagtttaagagtcacatttagaattttccatatttgatcatataattttactccattgttcatcaaaattacatcaaaatgtcattatctatattaaaataaaccaaaataaaaatcaaaaaatcaaaaagggaCCCATCTTCAACCaattcacttcatttattacacactccaccatctcacttcatttattatacacttcaactctttcttaaaacccgagtCATAACTATATCTAACTCATAatctgggatggagggagtaagatTTAAGATTGTGCACATACTAAGGGCAGAATTCTCAAAATGGCTTAATCCAACACCTAAATTCTCTAAATGGGTCATTTTTTAGTTATGAAAATAGATTCTGCATATTCTGAGAATGTGTAATTAGTTACTCCTACATATTATCAAAATGCGTAACACACTCTATTAAATATAGTCCCAAATCagattatattaaaattatagtattatgtCTATTAAATATTATCGCACAACAGATTATGTCTATTGTAggaatatatacaaaataggGACGTGATcaattgaagaacaattaatACCATAACTTACATTTAATATACAGAGCTCTTTAATTTGCGGGAGATTAAAGTTCGTGTTCGCCTTAATTTTTTCGTGTGTTTAATTTAGTTCATTTATACAAGTAGGCAAAGAAGACATGTATTGAAACTATTTAGCAAATACGACGCTTGGAAGGAAAAACAATGGAAACGTGTTGGCGAGATTGACCCGTCTCTGGCAAGGCGGACGTAGAAAATTGTATTAATAGGCAATGTATATTCTCAATTTTGAGAATATCATTgaactttcaaaaaattgaatttttcccacaaactttaaaattgacaaataatatcataaactttACCCTGAGTTTGTTGTTTCCCACCAATTATAAAATTCCggctatattaatagattgaagaacaattttaaGGGTGTGCTTccagaaaaactatcttcaaaaattgaaaaacttgaagctatcgaagttgttgtcgagaacttacgaaaaaaaaatcgtaaaataaaattatttaccttaaatttttcattggtgggaaataacaaactcagggtagagttcgtgatattatttgccaattacAAAGTTCGTGGtaaaaactcaatttttttaaaatttaatgatattagatgccaatatccctttGAAATTTTGAGGTAATAATTTTTCTACTTTCATTGTGATAATAGAAGCTTTTACACGAGGTTCACacaaataccaaaaattcaacaacATTATAcgactaaaaaattaaattttcaagcTTGGTAAGTGTCCTTGATGGTTCTTCGTGTGTCTGCCAGTGGCCTCAAGTAAGACTCAAGAATAAAGATGGTTAAGACCTCAAAGCAAGAACTAGATTGTTGTGATAACTTAATCACAATGAGTCGAACCTCagttgaaatttaaaatagcaaacattttgtatgaaGAGAAGAGGTAAATTCAAGGAAAGCTCTATAATCCAATGCAAATCATATAGATTCAATTCCCAAAATGTATGAAGAGAGTAAGTAGCCAAATAAGTGAACAAAGAAATCCAATTGAATGTACTTCTCAGAAAAACAACACATTCATCAAGTTTACATGGACTAAGCAGGAAGCATACTCATACTCCTGCGACAACAATAATTTTTAGACCACAAGGTAAATATAACCGACTCAAACTCCCACAAAAATACATGACTTTGGTTTTTCGCCTTATTCCAACTTAATATGGAAATGATTTCCACCTGGACAATATATACCCGACTCGAAATCTAGACTCTTTCTGACTCTTGGGTGACACTGCTCATGAGAGAAGACTAAAAATAGAGCACAACTTTCATGGCAGTTGTGAATTGCATCACAAAAGCTGTGACCGACCGACTGGCTGATAATATCACAATGATCCTTTATAGTATTCAGCCACATTAGATGACTAAGACGAGCTGCTTCTCTTCAACTGTGACTCTAACTCTTGGACTTCACCCGACTCTAATGACTTTTCAACTAGCCAGCTCAGAAGCACTTTTGAGCATAACTTGATAAATATAATGTCTcctgtaaatttaaaatctacCCACATCACATCATTGCTTGCTGAAatttaaactatataaaacaaatgagaGGATTATGGATTTACCTTCAACCGAACTTGAAACCCCCAGAAGGAACAGGAATATCACCACCTCCAAAATTGAACCCCTCTTGTGCAGCATCACCAGAACCTATCTGCTCATCGTCTTCCTCCAACCAATATGTTTCAAGTATCTTCACAGCCTTCTCATAGATTTCATTATTATCATGACTCTGAAGATTTTCAATCTTCTCCAGACCCTCTGCATCATCAATCATCTGGGCAAAGACATTCACGTCTCTGGAGTTACCTTGATTCTTCTCTGCTTCTCCAACCTTCAAAATGTTTTCAAGACCTTCCAAGCAAACTGTGACAATTCTTGGGTCGGGACAAAGCAGTAGATCACAGAGTGGCTTTATACACCCCGCTTGTACCAAGAACCTGCCAGATTAGTTAAGTTAGCTTCCTATGCAAATCCACCACAAATGACGATGTATGGAACAACaattggaaaaatatattagtacttGATTTGGTCATGAGTTCCACCAGAAGTGGCATTTGAAATAGCCCAAGCAgcttctttctttatctcaAACTCAGCAGTTTGAAGCAAAACAACAAGAGGGGCAATGAGACCAGCCTCAATCACAGCCTGCTCATTCAAATGACAACGCCTCAGTCATAAACTAAGagggaaaataatatatacttataaaagACAAACAACAATAGCCTGATTTGCCAAACTGAACATGCTTCCACATGAATGGATATTAATGGAACAAAACAAAGGCACATGTCCATGAAACTTTGGATAATATTCCAAGAAATAGTATTAAGCACTGAGCATATAACTCCACTATGTTCTGGATACCTGAATTTGATCTCTATTTCCTGCAGTGATGTTTGAGATAGTCCAACAGGCTTCCTTTTTTATgcttttcttaaaattttgtttcaacAAATTAAGCAGACATTGAAGAGCCCTATTCTCAATGATAACCTGTGACAGAAGAATTAAGCATGTTATAAAACTACAAATGTCATACCATAGCTGCACAATAAAAGAAGGGGTAAATTTAAGGAGAAGGGGTTAAAGATAGCTGTACAGTACAATTATTTCACATAGATGAGATAATATGTCATAGATCTTTTGCAAACGTactcataaatttatataataacaTTACAATATTGTGACACACTTCTAAATTTGTTATTtcctttatttcttctttgaGCATGTTTTATGATGAGCACAAGGAGTATTTAGGTTTAAAAGAATACAAGAAAACTTTCTAACTTAGTAATTCATCTCCATAACtgtaaaacaaaaacactCTCTTGCCAGAAATTGGAGTAAATGAATTTAGATGCAAACCTGAGTTTGAAGATCATCACCCGTCACAATATTACCAACAGTGCGCAGAGCAGGAATCAAAACAGATGGAGAAGGATGCCTACAAAGCCAGACATAAAATGACAGTTCAAAAGACCAGTCAACCAACACAACACTATAAGAGGATATGCCAACCACAAACACATTGATAAATAATAACATTACATGAACTGCCACTTACAGTAACAGCTCAACCAATCGAGGGCAAACACCAGAGTCAATCACAGCTTGGATTTTATCATTGGTGCCATCAGATAAATATGAAAGTGCCCAGCATGCGTCCGTGAGGACTTCCTCATCAGTAGTATGTATAAGATGTGTAAGAGCCGGTAGAGCTGGTTTCACCTGTCAATGAGCATCAAATATGAGAGGTTGAGATTAAGGGAATGCCATACGAAGGCAtctcaattaaacataaaaagtgCAAACCTGGTCAAAATGCGGCTGTGGCTTTCCCCGGCAGAAATTAGACAGTGTCCATGTTGCATTCCGAAGCATAGATAGCTTTGCCTGATCAGTAAATTGTGCCAACAAAGGTGCTAAAGCTCCATAACCAAGGACAAGATCACGACATTTTGGTGAGTCACCAGCAACATTTCCTAGTGCCCATACTGCCTGAAAAATTGACATTGTTCAAATCAAATGCAGTCAGCAACACAATTAATCAAAACTCTGATTACAATTGAAGCAGAATTTAAGACCCAAAGtattaacttatacatttcaAGTACCTGTTCACGGACATCGTCACTCGGGGAACTAAGAAGCTTCACAAAAATTGGAACAGCATTATGGTCAATCACGACTTTTGTATTGTCAGATGTCCCAGAAGCAATGTTTGTAAGCGCCCATGCTGCCTCAAACTAGAAAATTGGGAAAGCTACTACTTGAGAATATTTTCTAACAACAAACTAAATTGCACACAGTTATTTGACAAAAGCTTATACCTGAAGCTGAGGATAATCATCTCTGACAAGAAACTCCACAAAGCGGGGAACTACTCCAGATTTTATTACTTCCTCAATTGGTGGATTCCGCTCTGTCAGTACAAAATAACCACAATAAACCCAGTGATCTTCAACAAAACAGAAatacaaataagaaaatcTCCTAAACATGAATCAGATTTGCTTACCTATCGAAAGAAGCTTGCGGAATTGAGTTGTGGCTTCAAGTTGCAGAGCAGCATCATTCGACCAAATCCCAGCAATCATTGCTGGAAGGCTTTCCAACTGGAGAAAGAACACGAATACGTTACTCTATGCCATGTCCTTTTCACTTACTCcaccaattaaataattaggaCATCCACAATTCTCTACAAGGTATAAATAACTCATCTCGATTTATCCCCCTATCAAAACTAAATCACATACAAGCAATCTATAGCGAAGAATCTAAACAATTTCTCATGGAGCTAAAAACCACAATTAACAGAGTTACTACATTAAACTAATCACCAAACTTAGCTTAATTCTACTACGCAGCAGCTAAATCAGTCCAATACGATCAGATCAAAAAGTACACATGAAACCCTATAAGAATCCGTTCAGAGTCAGGACGAAGAAATCGATCCAATTCAATCAAGTTCAGGTCATTACCTTCTTATCGAGCTGAGGAACAGTGACTGCGGGCTGGAATTGCTGCGGTTGAAGCCCCTCGCGCCGCTTCTTCTGCAGGTTCTCCTCCCTCTTATTCTTCCGGATCTCCACCATGTTATCCtctcggcggcggcggccttCATCCGCGTCCACCGCTACCTTGTACCGATTCCGGCGGACCTCGGTCCTCGCGTTCGGCCTCAACGACATTGTTCCGCCGATCCACACACGCAGAGAAAAGGAAGGGGAAATCAGAGGCTGCGCACAGCAGCAGGTATGCGTAACAGCTACACGAGTTTTTTCTCACGGATTGCGATTGAATGGAGAGATGATTTAGGCtgatttagagagagaaggttTTGGAGCGGCAGAGTGAGTGAATGAGAGAGATGATTTTGGAGGCCGATGATCAGAATCCAGATCATACCAAATACCAGCGGCGCCtacttttctatatatatagtaacaAATTTGGGCTGCTTTGTGTGATTATTAACAGTTATGCCACCAAGTTTAGATTTAATCTATTCAAAAAGGATtttaattacactaattttatatactccagtAAAATACTTTCATCATTAATTTCTATTGGTAAAAAATGTTGCATAAGTATAAAATAGAGGTAacgtcttttttttttccacttttttgaattattattttaggtccgtgagctttgaaaatatcatttgaggtccatcaaccatgaattaatatcatttgaaatacttttttactattttcaagttttcatggacaaaaataccctCAGTAtcttaaagggtatatatttttaataaacttatcatatattcatatattttataaatatctttacaatatatattttattaattttctaatataatttgaccttcaatattatcacttaattttgtgacatgcaagtaaaattgcttcttcaattttttatattaaagaattttaaaattgaataaagaacttttctttaataataaaaaattgaataaggattttttctttaataataaaaaattggataagtatctttagaaaattcatcGAAAATATAtcgtaaagatatttatagaaaatatgagtatatgataagtttattaaaatataccttTAAGGTATTGAAggtattttcgtccataaaaacttggaaatagtaaaaagtacttcaaaatttattaactcATAGTTGATGGACTTCAAATGacattttcaaagttcacgaacctaaaatgatactttgacaaAGTTCGTTGACCAAAGAGATGTTCCCTCTTAAtatgttatttaaatttcattttaatatatcaggtcaattatattttgacaATGTCAACTTTTTCcgtataaaaaatacaaaatatttcaatatcgTTACACgtgataaaattttttatcattatttcatgtttataCAGAATATTTCATTGTTATTTCATGTTCTGTACATCACGTAACGTAGACAAAAAATTAACCGTGCCTTTTTGTATGGATTATGGGATTACGTTTCATTGCCTATTAAGGTATCGaatacttttttccatctgcaattaattttcttattttaattgactCAAGTCTtgaaaaagtatataaaaaagcaattatatgaatttaatggaaaatgaggagtattattttgataaaaagtgaactatataaattatCCATAACCTTTATATTTGAGATATAATTAAATGCTTtgcacttttttatttatttttgaactaGATTTCAAGGTATAAAGAGCATTTTGGTACATTTTCATATTCCTTATAAATAACATATTCGATACATATTACTTATTGATattaagtactactattataataagttttcataataagaaattaagatTGTGcatgtataatatattatggCCAGAATTCTCAAAATGGCATAATCCAACTACTAAATTCTCTAAATGGGTATTTGTAGTTATGAAAATAGATGttagtttatattttgagAATGTGTAACCACGAtctgtgttaaaatgacaacatctCTTAAAGTGATATACCGTGACATCACATATttagcaatattataaacactacacagcaatctatagattgctgtatagtgtgttggatattgctggccgagaaaaaattgatgtatacAGTGTTGTATATTGCTGGTCGAGATTTTCACTTGagccttttttttattgccacatggcagcctATTATTCGTCCATGTGTACAAATAGTTGGCTAGGAATAGTAGTATGGTATTATTATTAAGAGGTGTTTCATTTTAACGTATCCTTGTGTAACCAATCTATTAAATATAGTCCCACgtcatattatattgaaattatagtagtattacgtttattaaatataattgcaCAACAAATTCTGTCGATCGAAGGAGCAATAAAATCGCACAACAGATTATGTCAATTGTAGGTATATACAAGATATATTggacattaatttatttatcccTCTCACGAGTAATATAATCGCATAACAGTAAGAgcattatattaaaatcttttggaatataagaaaatttgtttatatataagaaatatatCGGAGCTCTAATTTTGTTATGTAGCCAGCAATATAATCACACAGCTAACAATAAAGCATGAActtaataatttagaaaattctcTTCTCACGTAGTTATAATGAAGTGAGATTCGTTATTCACTAacaatatcttatttatttattttttcatctttttttattttatcaattatgtattaaatccTTCAGaaccaaatatttataatttttcaagaaaGGAGGAGAgtaagtactagtattaataatatttctttctgtaactaattattactactactatatcaATATGTACATGTATTACACCAAtatatctatacaatatataaaaggagagttttagaagattttaaataatcattttatactAAGGGATGTAAatgtattaataaaattcaaaaattaattctaataaatataaaatctacTTAGTTGGTTTCCCACGTTATATGTTATTAGTAGAGATTAGTTTAAGTGAGTGGGAGGTTAACacaaatactaaattaatattagcATCAAAGCAACAACTTTTATCAATCTGGATTCTGGAGTAGAAAAAacaatatagaaataaattttatcatgCGCAATCTTTCTATCTCCAAACATTCGCTCCAAATGGTCGTGCCAATGGTAATACTGTTATTGATGCTCAACATCCCTACAGGTATATTATGCTTGCTTCTgttttctattaaaaaaattttattgtaatttgaaGGATTTTTCTTCTAAATAGTTTTGCATCTTGATTGTCGAAGGGCAATGTTGCTGTAAGTGAAGAGAGAACTCTACACTCCTGCATCAGATCGTTCTTGCACTTATTTGGAGTTTGATATATCAAGTAATCGTGACtattcttcttcctccactGGTGTTTTCCTCAAGTTTGGCTATGGGGTACTTCTATTTAtctttctaattaatattcttttctttaatttgatagtatacaattactactatatttatatttgattttggtgaaattaaCAGGTTGAGTTTTGGATTTGCTTTTTATTGACGCTTTTTTGGATTACATTCATGGAATCatttatgatatatatattctcaCCCAGTAGACATATTCACCTCCCACTCCAATTCCtaggtaaataaataattttattgtcactttgattgatattaatttatagtcaTTGTACCTTTATCTTCTTGATTTGGATGGCTAGGGAAGCCTCCACAAAATTATGTGGTGTGAATTGTTCGATTGTGTACTTTCATGGGTCTCATACATCTTATGCTTTGCTCTACGGATGatcattttaatacatattgattattgattttgtgcattgcaaattgattttgttctttattttattgtagttttaggcGAGGCAGGCGGCTTTACCTACTACGAGTTATGTTGAAGAGTGACAAattgtgaagaattgaaggttttagttcatattaatttgattttaattttaaagttaatatagtgtataaagaagttttaaaaatgatgagtaattatccattgtatttaattctttattgtgatatatttttatcttcctactccatgatttattgtttaaacattatattatgtgatttgtttcaaatttattatgcttttGATTAGTATGGATTTTTGATTCATATAACCAAAATTGTTACTCATATTattcattgttaatattaattctaatttattttattaatttaaaattaaaattaatattttaaatatatattaatctgTGCATGGCACATGCGCGTGATACTAGTTCTTTTAAAAGCTAACtaaaattcacttttttattaaatcaatttataatagGTATATTTTGTAAGTTAATTGAAATTTACCTTTATTCGTTAAATTAATTGGGCAAATTCGTAGAGTGTTAGTGTTACTATGAATTATGAATTACTAGtaaacataatattatgttttattCCCAACatgtatttttgtgtttaatgtCTATATGATGACACGTCAATTCTCGAAAATTATGCTccatatttactatttttgaataacttggaaatgtttttcaattgttggtaaattatactccttccgtttcatagtaatagggacgtttttccatttccgtccgttccatagtaatagagtcatttccctttttagtaaaagtcaacacatttttccacacctactttactctctcttacttttttctatcttcatctctctacttttttcatttttcactttattctctcttacttaactcatcaacacaatttttcttaatcttcgtgccgaaaagttttgtctccattactatggaacggagggagtatgctAACAGaacgtgtaatttttttagggTTCCTACAAAGCAGTTTACTTGATTTTGCTTTTAGTCTTTTACACTTCAATAAACATGACATACTCAGAAAACTAACGTCAAATTAAAGTTTAACCAAttgcaacataaaaaaaaattatataagaGGAAATCTACAACAACAATGCTTACagattttcttgttttaagCATGACATAACCAATGCCTCGAAGTGCCTTTTTAAGTTAttcaaaaactataaaaatataatactccatgaattggctaaaataatttaatgtgttTTAATGCCTTTCCAGTTGTGTTTTTGGATCGATGTGATTATACTTCGCATTGTGGAGTAGCGTTGTTTGGATATAAATCCTCGTGGAGGCGAAGTTTTACCGTATTATGAAAAGTCGTGCTAATACGAGCATATCACTATACATGTCTACGTATGGTATTATACGTGAGAGGAATTCTACAAGCCATATCGAAAGGATGTTTTGGGATAGAACGTGCTAATTTTCGGTGGGTTAGGTGACCCGGCCAAGGCTGAGATCTAGGGACGCACCTTGAAGCGTATATTTAACTTTCTGCAATGCATTAACGGAGAACATTTGTTATTCGTAGCGTTTCAACTGACAGCATCGGCCAATTTCTGGAGGGAAGGAAG
The genomic region above belongs to Salvia hispanica cultivar TCC Black 2014 chromosome 3, UniMelb_Shisp_WGS_1.0, whole genome shotgun sequence and contains:
- the LOC125213507 gene encoding importin subunit alpha-like; this translates as MSLRPNARTEVRRNRYKVAVDADEGRRRREDNMVEIRKNKREENLQKKRREGLQPQQFQPAVTVPQLDKKLESLPAMIAGIWSNDAALQLEATTQFRKLLSIERNPPIEEVIKSGVVPRFVEFLVRDDYPQLQFEAAWALTNIASGTSDNTKVVIDHNAVPIFVKLLSSPSDDVREQAVWALGNVAGDSPKCRDLVLGYGALAPLLAQFTDQAKLSMLRNATWTLSNFCRGKPQPHFDQVKPALPALTHLIHTTDEEVLTDACWALSYLSDGTNDKIQAVIDSGVCPRLVELLLHPSPSVLIPALRTVGNIVTGDDLQTQVIIENRALQCLLNLLKQNFKKSIKKEACWTISNITAGNRDQIQAVIEAGLIAPLVVLLQTAEFEIKKEAAWAISNATSGGTHDQIKFLVQAGCIKPLCDLLLCPDPRIVTVCLEGLENILKVGEAEKNQGNSRDVNVFAQMIDDAEGLEKIENLQSHDNNEIYEKAVKILETYWLEEDDEQIGSGDAAQEGFNFGGGDIPVPSGGFKFG